In Hydrogenovibrio thermophilus, the following are encoded in one genomic region:
- the flhB gene encoding flagellar biosynthesis protein FlhB, with protein sequence MAENEDGTEKTEEPSEKKLREAREKGQVPRSRELATLLMTLGAALFLYFFGAGMAEDIQTIFIEGLSFDRSHAYDVHMLTNRILALVEQAIFMVLPFLMLMVLIALVSGSLLGGWNFSLQAMSPKISKLNPLSGLKRMVSMTALMELLKALGKFVLVSVVATYFLWYSYEEILSIGVEPTKMALAHSAKLILEAFIFVSLSLIVIAAIDVPFQVHQHISQLKMTKQEVKEEFKQQEGSPEVKARIRQLQREMSQKRMMQKVPEADVVITNPTHFAVALQYDPDSMGEPMVLAIGSDFMAAQIRTLAKEHDIPLVEAPPLARALYYNAEVDRPIPFQLFRAVATILAYVYQLRDGKKANKVDFENLPIPEEMQTDGPSE encoded by the coding sequence ATGGCTGAGAACGAAGACGGTACCGAAAAAACGGAAGAACCCTCCGAGAAAAAGCTTCGGGAAGCGAGGGAAAAGGGGCAGGTTCCCCGGTCTCGAGAGTTGGCAACCTTGCTGATGACACTGGGCGCCGCGCTGTTTTTGTATTTTTTCGGTGCCGGGATGGCGGAAGATATCCAGACCATTTTCATCGAGGGGTTGAGTTTTGACCGTTCCCACGCTTATGACGTCCATATGCTGACGAACCGTATATTGGCGCTGGTGGAACAGGCCATTTTTATGGTGTTGCCCTTCTTGATGTTGATGGTGTTGATTGCGCTGGTTTCCGGCAGCTTATTGGGCGGTTGGAATTTCAGTTTGCAGGCGATGTCGCCGAAGATCAGTAAATTGAATCCGCTGTCGGGTCTGAAGCGGATGGTGTCGATGACGGCGTTGATGGAGTTGCTGAAAGCTCTGGGCAAGTTTGTCTTGGTGTCGGTCGTGGCGACCTATTTTCTGTGGTATTCCTATGAAGAAATTCTGAGCATCGGCGTGGAGCCGACCAAGATGGCGTTGGCGCATTCCGCCAAGTTGATTTTGGAAGCGTTTATTTTCGTGAGCCTGTCGTTGATCGTGATTGCAGCCATTGATGTTCCGTTTCAAGTGCACCAACACATTTCGCAATTGAAAATGACCAAGCAGGAAGTGAAAGAGGAGTTCAAGCAGCAAGAGGGGAGCCCGGAAGTTAAGGCGCGCATTCGTCAGTTGCAACGCGAAATGTCGCAGAAACGCATGATGCAAAAAGTGCCGGAGGCCGATGTGGTCATCACCAACCCGACGCATTTCGCCGTGGCCTTGCAATATGACCCCGATAGCATGGGGGAGCCGATGGTTTTGGCAATAGGCAGTGACTTCATGGCGGCTCAGATTAGAACCTTGGCGAAGGAGCATGATATTCCATTGGTAGAAGCCCCACCTTTGGCCCGTGCTTTGTACTATAATGCGGAAGTTGATCGACCGATTCCGTTTCAACTGTTCCGAGCGGTTGCGACGATTCTGGCGTATGTGTACCAGTTACGGGATGGCAAGAAAGCCAATAAGGTCGATTTCGAGAATTTACCGATACCGGAAGAGATGCAAACGGACGGGCCGAGCGAGTAA
- the flhA gene encoding flagellar biosynthesis protein FlhA produces MDFNQILNKIKDAFQKGLGIPIAILALLAMVVVPLPPFLLDVFFTFNIALSLVVLMVTLYARRPLDFAVFPTIILLATLFRLSLNIASTRVILLEGHNGAAAAGHVIEAFGEFVIGGNFAVGLVVFAILVVINFVVITKGAGRVAEVSARFTLDSMPGKQMAIDADLNAGLITQEQAQARRIEITTEADFYGSMDGASKFVRGDAIAGIVILFINLIGGFAIGMGQHDMTFSDAIQVYTILTLGDGLVAQIPSLLLSTATAIIVTRVSGDKEDMSQQVQAQMFANPKALGMTAGIVGVFGVIPGMPNFAFLSFAAIAGAGAYLIHKKQQEKPAPETLLAEEDSAQENAAPELSWDDVQAVDVLGLEVGYRLIPMVDQAQNGQLLERVKGVRRKVSQELGFLVPPVHIRDNLDLKPNQYRIMLMGVSSGEGEVFPDKELAINPGQVFGEVRGVVTKDPTFGLDAVWISPSDREQAQALGYTVVDASTVVATHISQVIQDYASELLGHDEAQKLLDKLKDTSPKLVDELVPERMSLAIVVKVLQNLLTEKVSIRDLRTILEALTEKASTTQDPAQLTQHVRAALGRSIVQAIAGTDDELKVITLEPGLEQLLLQASQGAPEGQLAIEPGLAERLHTTLKEEAQKVEMTGQSAVLLVAPQIRAQLAKLFRFSLSNLHVLAYSEVPENRRISVVASVGQGN; encoded by the coding sequence ATGGACTTTAATCAAATACTCAATAAAATCAAAGACGCTTTCCAAAAAGGTTTAGGCATTCCGATTGCGATTTTGGCTTTGTTAGCCATGGTGGTGGTGCCTCTGCCGCCATTTCTGTTAGACGTCTTCTTTACCTTCAATATCGCCCTGTCTTTGGTCGTCTTGATGGTCACTCTCTACGCCAGACGGCCGCTTGATTTTGCCGTTTTCCCAACCATTATTTTGCTGGCCACACTGTTCCGTTTGTCATTGAATATTGCTTCCACCCGCGTTATTTTGCTGGAAGGGCATAACGGTGCCGCTGCTGCCGGGCACGTCATCGAAGCCTTTGGTGAATTTGTCATCGGCGGTAACTTCGCTGTCGGTCTGGTGGTGTTTGCGATTCTGGTCGTCATCAACTTCGTTGTTATCACCAAAGGCGCGGGGCGTGTGGCGGAAGTCAGCGCGCGTTTCACCTTGGATTCCATGCCCGGTAAGCAAATGGCGATTGATGCCGATCTGAATGCTGGTTTGATTACCCAGGAGCAAGCACAGGCCCGTCGAATCGAAATCACCACTGAAGCCGACTTCTATGGTTCGATGGACGGTGCCAGTAAATTCGTCCGGGGGGATGCCATAGCCGGCATCGTCATTCTGTTCATCAACTTGATCGGTGGCTTTGCGATTGGGATGGGGCAGCATGACATGACGTTTAGTGACGCCATTCAGGTATACACCATCCTGACCTTGGGGGACGGACTGGTTGCGCAGATTCCATCCTTGTTGTTGTCGACCGCCACGGCCATTATCGTCACACGGGTGTCTGGCGATAAAGAGGATATGAGTCAACAGGTGCAGGCGCAGATGTTTGCCAACCCGAAAGCATTGGGCATGACGGCGGGGATTGTCGGGGTGTTCGGCGTGATTCCTGGGATGCCCAACTTTGCCTTTTTGTCGTTTGCGGCCATTGCCGGTGCCGGGGCATATCTGATTCATAAAAAACAGCAGGAAAAGCCGGCGCCCGAAACCTTGTTGGCCGAAGAGGATAGTGCGCAGGAAAACGCCGCGCCGGAATTGAGTTGGGATGATGTTCAAGCGGTTGATGTGCTCGGCTTGGAGGTCGGTTATCGTCTGATTCCGATGGTGGATCAGGCGCAGAACGGACAGTTGTTGGAGCGGGTCAAAGGGGTGCGGCGTAAAGTGTCGCAAGAACTCGGTTTTTTGGTGCCGCCGGTGCACATTCGCGATAATTTGGATTTAAAACCGAACCAATATAGAATTATGTTGATGGGAGTGTCGTCGGGAGAAGGTGAAGTTTTCCCGGATAAAGAACTGGCCATTAACCCTGGGCAAGTGTTTGGCGAAGTACGAGGCGTCGTCACCAAAGACCCGACGTTTGGCTTGGATGCGGTGTGGATTTCCCCATCGGATCGTGAGCAGGCGCAAGCGTTGGGGTATACCGTCGTCGATGCCAGTACCGTTGTAGCGACGCACATCAGCCAGGTGATTCAGGATTATGCATCGGAGTTGCTGGGGCATGACGAAGCACAGAAACTGCTGGATAAGTTGAAAGACACTTCGCCGAAGTTGGTGGACGAGCTGGTGCCGGAGAGAATGTCGTTGGCCATTGTCGTCAAGGTGCTACAGAACCTGTTGACGGAAAAGGTTTCCATCCGGGATTTGCGAACCATTTTGGAAGCGTTGACGGAAAAGGCTTCGACGACGCAAGACCCGGCCCAGTTGACCCAGCACGTACGGGCGGCCTTGGGACGTTCCATTGTGCAGGCCATTGCCGGCACCGACGACGAGTTGAAAGTGATTACATTGGAACCTGGGTTGGAACAGTTGTTGCTTCAAGCATCACAGGGTGCGCCTGAAGGACAATTGGCTATTGAACCAGGCCTGGCGGAAAGGTTGCATACGACATTGAAGGAAGAGGCTCAAAAGGTTGAAATGACCGGCCAATCGGCAGTTTTGCTGGTGGCGCCGCAGATTCGTGCGCAGTTGGCGAAGTTGTTCCGGTTTAGCCTGTCAAATTTACATGTATTGGCTTATTCCGAGGTGCCGGAAAACCGACGCATTAGTGTTGTAGCCAGTGTCGGGCAAGGAAACTAG
- the flhF gene encoding flagellar biosynthesis protein FlhF, giving the protein MKLKRYLAPNMRRAMLLVRDELGDEAVIMSTRQTDEGVEVVAAIDPEAKQYQASEAAGEARSSYQSPETVIPSKMPDAASSPEIAKMADELKAVKQMLENQLSGLAWHQSETQDPNKVGLIKRLVQLGIGWDLAQKLVMDVNVHPDQAWSEILGTVESMIPVDDKDILESGGIVALVGPTGVGKTTTIAKMASRFVMRNSANQIALVTTDCYKIGAQAQLKTFADLMGVPVHVVSSEGEMYSLLSSLASKKLILIDTAGISQKDIMLTQQLTKAQPGVNHIRNYLVMSAATQLSVMKDIVRSFSQVGLKGCILTKVDEALQLGNIITVLIEHRLSLSYLSNGQRVPEDLEPIKVRDLMDKAIVLGQQHQHSNQEEAFRMGMGKEISDAQ; this is encoded by the coding sequence ATGAAGTTAAAACGCTACTTAGCCCCCAATATGCGTCGTGCCATGCTTTTGGTTCGGGATGAACTGGGAGACGAAGCTGTCATTATGTCGACCCGTCAAACCGATGAGGGGGTTGAAGTGGTGGCCGCCATAGATCCGGAGGCGAAACAGTATCAGGCGTCGGAAGCCGCGGGCGAAGCGCGAAGCAGTTACCAATCACCGGAAACGGTGATTCCGTCTAAGATGCCGGATGCAGCGTCCAGCCCGGAAATAGCAAAGATGGCGGACGAATTGAAAGCCGTCAAGCAGATGCTGGAAAATCAATTGTCCGGTTTGGCATGGCACCAGAGTGAAACACAAGACCCCAATAAGGTCGGTTTGATTAAACGCTTGGTGCAGTTAGGAATCGGCTGGGACTTGGCACAAAAGTTAGTGATGGACGTGAATGTGCATCCTGACCAGGCCTGGTCGGAAATACTGGGCACGGTGGAGTCCATGATTCCGGTAGACGATAAGGATATTTTGGAGTCCGGTGGCATCGTTGCTTTGGTAGGGCCGACAGGGGTTGGTAAAACCACGACCATTGCCAAGATGGCCAGTCGTTTTGTCATGCGAAACAGCGCGAATCAGATTGCACTCGTGACAACGGATTGTTATAAAATTGGTGCTCAGGCGCAGTTAAAGACTTTTGCCGACTTGATGGGCGTGCCGGTCCATGTGGTGAGTTCGGAAGGCGAAATGTACAGCTTGCTGAGCTCCCTGGCATCGAAGAAACTGATTTTGATTGATACCGCCGGCATCAGTCAGAAAGATATTATGTTGACGCAGCAACTGACCAAGGCGCAACCGGGCGTGAATCATATCCGAAACTACTTGGTTATGTCGGCAGCGACGCAATTAAGTGTGATGAAAGACATCGTGCGATCCTTCAGCCAGGTTGGTTTGAAAGGCTGTATTTTGACCAAGGTGGATGAAGCCTTGCAGTTGGGCAACATCATTACGGTGTTGATTGAACACCGGTTGTCGTTGTCGTATTTGTCCAATGGCCAGCGTGTGCCGGAGGATTTGGAGCCGATTAAGGTTAGGGATTTAATGGATAAAGCAATTGTGCTGGGACAACAACACCAGCATTCGAATCAAGAAGAAGCCTTCCGCATGGGAATGGGCAAGGAGATTTCCGATGCTCAATGA
- a CDS encoding MinD/ParA family protein: MLNDQAAGLRAMQTSNNGERKVSSEKKSKPVRVIAVASGKGGVGKTNVSVNLGVSLSKMGHRVLLMDADMGLANVDIMLGLQTQYNLSHVLDGEKSLREVMVDAPGGLKVIPAASGVKRMAQLTPMENAGIINAFSELDGILDVLIIDTAAGIADSVVSFCRASQEVVVVVNDEPASMTDAYALIKVLSRDYKLTRFKLLANMVRSEKHGRILYDKFAQVCEQFLDVSIDYLGTVPFDHDLREAIQKQSPVTIAKPMSESAQAFRNIAQRIDQWPIPSDVTGYLQFFVESLFQAPSE, translated from the coding sequence ATGCTCAATGATCAGGCGGCCGGACTAAGAGCGATGCAAACGAGCAATAACGGTGAACGGAAAGTGAGTTCTGAAAAGAAAAGCAAACCGGTTAGAGTGATTGCCGTCGCCAGTGGTAAGGGTGGCGTGGGCAAGACGAATGTGTCCGTCAATCTGGGGGTCAGCCTCAGCAAGATGGGGCACCGTGTCTTATTGATGGATGCCGATATGGGCTTGGCGAATGTGGACATCATGCTTGGCTTGCAGACGCAGTACAACCTTTCCCATGTGTTGGACGGGGAAAAGAGCTTGCGCGAAGTCATGGTGGATGCCCCGGGCGGCTTGAAGGTGATTCCGGCCGCTTCGGGGGTGAAGCGCATGGCTCAATTGACCCCGATGGAAAATGCTGGAATAATTAACGCCTTTTCCGAGCTGGATGGCATTCTGGATGTGTTGATTATCGACACCGCTGCGGGGATTGCCGACAGTGTGGTCAGTTTTTGCCGGGCGTCCCAGGAAGTTGTGGTAGTGGTCAACGATGAACCGGCTTCCATGACCGATGCGTATGCTTTGATTAAAGTCTTGAGTCGGGATTACAAGTTAACCCGTTTCAAATTATTGGCGAACATGGTCCGTTCCGAAAAACACGGTCGGATTCTGTATGACAAGTTTGCGCAGGTGTGCGAACAGTTTTTGGATGTGTCCATTGACTATCTTGGAACCGTGCCGTTCGACCATGATTTGCGAGAAGCGATTCAGAAACAAAGCCCGGTCACCATCGCAAAACCGATGAGTGAGTCGGCACAGGCTTTCCGAAACATTGCGCAACGAATCGACCAATGGCCGATTCCGAGCGATGTGACGGGGTATTTGCAGTTTTTTGTTGAGAGTTTATTTCAGGCACCGTCTGAATAG
- a CDS encoding RNA polymerase sigma factor FliA yields MTGTQAYANIHKQTSNGMMDIEAFLPLVKRIAYHLKGRLPDSVMVDDLIQSGIIGLIEASQKFDAGQGASFETYAGIRIRGAMLDEIRKGDWTPRSVYRKSREVSDAINVVESKKGREARDEEVAEEMGITLDEYYHILQDTNSAQLLSIDEPDHDELSEERMVSGVKTPVSELAESGFQSALAEQINELPEKEKLVMALYYDEELNLKEIGEVLEVSESRVSQIHSQAIKRLKSRLKDWI; encoded by the coding sequence ATGACTGGCACTCAGGCCTACGCGAACATTCACAAACAGACCTCAAACGGGATGATGGACATAGAGGCGTTTTTGCCGTTGGTGAAACGAATCGCCTATCACTTGAAGGGGCGGTTGCCGGACAGCGTTATGGTCGACGACCTGATTCAGTCCGGTATTATCGGTTTGATCGAAGCGTCGCAAAAGTTCGATGCTGGGCAAGGGGCCAGCTTTGAAACCTATGCCGGGATTCGTATTCGCGGCGCCATGCTGGATGAGATTCGAAAAGGGGATTGGACGCCGCGTTCGGTGTACCGTAAGTCGCGTGAGGTCTCGGATGCCATCAATGTGGTGGAGTCGAAAAAAGGACGTGAAGCGCGCGACGAGGAAGTGGCCGAGGAAATGGGAATTACTCTGGATGAGTATTACCATATCCTTCAGGATACGAACTCCGCGCAACTGTTGTCGATCGATGAACCGGATCACGACGAATTGTCGGAAGAACGTATGGTCAGCGGTGTGAAAACGCCGGTGTCGGAATTGGCAGAATCCGGGTTTCAATCCGCGTTGGCGGAACAAATCAACGAATTGCCGGAAAAAGAAAAACTCGTGATGGCGCTGTATTACGATGAGGAGCTGAACCTGAAAGAAATCGGCGAGGTGCTGGAGGTCAGTGAATCGCGCGTCAGTCAAATTCACAGCCAGGCGATTAAACGCTTGAAATCACGCTTAAAAGATTGGATTTAA
- a CDS encoding chemotaxis response regulator CheY — protein MQIDRDMNILVVDDFSTMRRIVKNLLKELGFSRFDEADDGATAWPMIQSGKYDFIVSDWNMPEMTGIDLLRHVRADAKLKDTPFLLITAEAKRSQILEAAEAGVDGYIVKPFTAATLNGKIQKIFERVEERKKAAGG, from the coding sequence ATGCAAATCGATAGAGATATGAACATATTGGTAGTGGATGACTTTTCTACCATGAGACGCATCGTTAAGAACCTGCTGAAGGAGCTCGGGTTCAGTCGTTTCGATGAAGCCGATGACGGCGCCACCGCCTGGCCGATGATTCAGAGCGGCAAATACGATTTCATCGTCAGTGACTGGAATATGCCGGAAATGACCGGGATTGATTTGCTGAGACATGTCCGTGCCGATGCGAAATTGAAAGATACGCCTTTTCTGCTGATTACGGCCGAAGCGAAGCGCAGCCAGATTTTGGAAGCGGCAGAAGCCGGCGTGGACGGGTACATTGTCAAGCCGTTCACCGCAGCGACCTTGAATGGCAAGATTCAAAAAATATTCGAACGTGTCGAAGAGCGCAAAAAGGCCGCAGGTGGTTAG
- a CDS encoding protein phosphatase CheZ — MKNINVEQARELLQALESGQYDQASKTLDGIVAARDENLLEQVEEIAQNLHDTLESFGADSRILQHTKHGLPDATERLEYVIQATEEASNKTLSAAENTIALLETMESKASDNEMKEWIAQAQTQVTEIMMAQSFQDLTGQVLNRVIMLVTSLEQSLVELIEKSGIEFDSIPDVTTDEQRKAEEMKGVGPNVTKNSQQNVAQSQDEVDDLLGDLGI; from the coding sequence ATGAAGAATATTAATGTCGAGCAGGCCAGAGAGCTGCTACAGGCTTTAGAAAGTGGCCAATACGACCAGGCCTCGAAGACACTGGATGGCATTGTCGCGGCCCGCGATGAGAACTTGTTGGAACAGGTCGAAGAAATTGCCCAGAACTTACATGATACGCTGGAATCGTTTGGAGCCGACTCTCGTATTTTGCAACACACCAAGCATGGATTGCCGGATGCGACCGAGCGTTTGGAGTATGTAATTCAAGCCACTGAGGAAGCCAGTAACAAAACCCTCTCTGCGGCCGAAAACACCATTGCCTTATTGGAAACCATGGAATCCAAAGCCTCGGATAACGAGATGAAGGAATGGATTGCTCAGGCTCAGACGCAAGTGACAGAAATTATGATGGCCCAATCGTTTCAGGATTTGACCGGGCAAGTGTTGAATCGTGTGATTATGTTGGTCACGAGTTTGGAGCAGAGTCTGGTGGAGTTGATTGAAAAGTCGGGCATCGAATTCGACAGCATTCCGGATGTGACCACCGATGAACAGCGAAAAGCGGAAGAAATGAAAGGTGTTGGGCCGAATGTGACGAAAAACAGTCAACAAAACGTGGCGCAATCGCAAGATGAAGTGGACGATTTGTTGGGGGATTTAGGCATTTAA
- a CDS encoding chemotaxis protein CheA has translation MDEDILQDFLVEASELVEQLDEQLVELENSPSDADLLNAIFRGFHTIKGGAGFLGVTPLVEVCHRAENVFDKIRNGDVSYDSSAADIIMRAFDVISDYIQQLNDGARELEEADTGLLAELDALWKGQAAAEPAAEVEVSGASEAETGMKLELPEGVDPDGDISDDEFEALLNQRDALMGGEMETADAPEPKLELPEGVDPDGDITDEEFEALLNQRDLIDNLHEAEGNTPPVAPEPKPEPVVEAPKPKPQPKAAESGGDKGSAKAAANTESTVRVDTRRLDEIMNLVGELVLVRNRLLTLRSSQDSEEDLSNAVGNLDHVTTDLQASVMKTRMQPVKKVFGRFPRVVRDLARKLGKEIDLELKGEETDLDKNLVEALADPLVHLVRNSVDHGIEMPDVREQANKPRKGTVILAAEQEGDHILLSITDDGKGMDPEVLRRKAVEKGMMDEVTANQLDDKSAFELIMSAGFSTADQISDISGRGVGMDVVKNMITKLNGSIDIHSVLGEGTQISIRVPLTLAILPTLMVSFDDDSYAIPLTSVQEIFDYDASQVNRIDGQVMVRLRDKSVPLMFLSEWLAPESIKENYEGDKVIIVSIGNQRAGLVVDQVNGQEEVVIKPLGVMMKHLEGYAGATITGNGNIALILDLPGVIQRFQY, from the coding sequence GTGGATGAAGATATTTTACAGGACTTTTTAGTCGAAGCGTCAGAGCTGGTTGAGCAGCTGGATGAACAGCTGGTCGAGCTTGAAAATTCGCCGTCTGATGCCGACCTGTTGAATGCGATTTTCCGTGGCTTTCATACCATTAAAGGGGGCGCAGGCTTTTTGGGTGTGACGCCTTTGGTTGAGGTATGTCACCGTGCGGAAAATGTCTTCGATAAAATTCGAAACGGTGACGTGTCGTATGATTCCAGCGCGGCGGATATCATTATGCGCGCTTTCGATGTCATCAGCGATTATATCCAGCAGCTCAACGACGGTGCGCGTGAATTGGAAGAGGCGGATACCGGGTTGTTGGCAGAACTGGATGCCCTTTGGAAAGGACAAGCTGCGGCCGAACCTGCTGCAGAGGTCGAAGTATCAGGGGCGTCAGAAGCCGAAACCGGTATGAAATTGGAATTGCCGGAAGGTGTGGATCCGGATGGCGATATTTCCGACGACGAATTTGAGGCCTTGTTGAATCAGCGTGATGCTTTGATGGGCGGCGAAATGGAAACCGCGGATGCTCCGGAACCGAAATTGGAGTTGCCAGAGGGGGTCGACCCGGATGGAGACATCACCGATGAAGAATTTGAAGCCCTGTTGAATCAGCGCGATTTGATCGACAATCTTCATGAGGCGGAAGGCAATACACCACCGGTTGCTCCGGAACCGAAACCCGAGCCGGTGGTCGAAGCGCCTAAACCGAAGCCACAACCGAAAGCCGCCGAGTCTGGCGGAGATAAAGGGTCGGCCAAAGCTGCCGCCAATACGGAATCCACCGTGCGTGTGGACACACGTCGCCTGGATGAAATCATGAACCTGGTCGGAGAGCTGGTGTTGGTTCGTAACCGTTTATTGACGCTACGCTCAAGCCAGGATTCTGAGGAAGACCTGTCCAATGCCGTGGGCAATTTGGATCACGTCACGACCGATTTGCAGGCTTCGGTGATGAAAACCCGGATGCAACCCGTCAAGAAAGTGTTTGGCCGTTTCCCTCGCGTGGTGCGTGATCTGGCGAGAAAACTCGGCAAGGAAATCGATCTGGAGCTGAAAGGCGAAGAAACCGATTTGGATAAAAATCTGGTGGAAGCGCTGGCCGACCCGCTGGTGCATTTGGTGCGTAATTCCGTCGACCACGGGATTGAAATGCCGGATGTGCGTGAACAGGCCAATAAGCCACGCAAAGGAACGGTGATTCTGGCTGCGGAACAGGAAGGGGATCATATTCTGTTGTCGATTACCGATGACGGTAAGGGAATGGACCCGGAAGTTCTGCGTCGTAAAGCGGTGGAAAAGGGCATGATGGATGAAGTCACCGCCAATCAGTTGGATGACAAATCCGCGTTTGAATTGATTATGTCGGCCGGTTTTTCGACGGCGGATCAGATCAGTGATATTTCCGGTCGTGGTGTGGGCATGGATGTGGTCAAGAATATGATCACCAAGCTGAACGGCAGTATCGACATTCATTCCGTACTGGGTGAAGGCACGCAAATCAGTATTCGTGTGCCCTTGACCCTAGCCATTTTGCCGACGTTGATGGTTTCGTTTGATGACGACAGTTATGCGATTCCATTGACCAGCGTACAGGAAATTTTCGATTACGATGCGTCGCAGGTAAACCGAATTGACGGACAGGTCATGGTTCGCTTGCGGGATAAGAGTGTGCCGTTGATGTTCCTGTCGGAATGGCTGGCCCCTGAAAGCATCAAGGAAAACTATGAAGGTGACAAGGTGATTATCGTGTCCATCGGTAATCAACGTGCCGGTCTGGTGGTCGATCAGGTCAACGGTCAGGAAGAAGTGGTCATCAAGCCGTTGGGCGTGATGATGAAGCATCTGGAAGGTTATGCCGGCGCGACCATTACCGGTAACGGTAACATCGCCTTGATTTTGGATTTACCGGGCGTGATTCAGCGCTTTCAATATTAA
- a CDS encoding chemotaxis protein CheW, whose product MTSTNQLLDGVIGDEEEEQYSGPSIRCVMFNLDSEVYGINVKKVREVLRVGSIRKVEGAAHNVLGVINVRGVIVTVVDTRATYGLMSKPADELSRIIIVELDTDNIVGMMVDCVMEVKDIPEKKFEPMSATKEGASRYLQGIAHYNGDVIILIDVDSMFSGQA is encoded by the coding sequence ATGACATCGACAAACCAATTGCTGGACGGCGTCATTGGTGACGAAGAAGAGGAACAGTATTCCGGTCCGAGCATCCGCTGTGTGATGTTCAACCTGGATTCGGAAGTGTATGGCATCAATGTCAAGAAGGTTCGTGAAGTATTACGCGTCGGCTCCATTCGTAAAGTCGAAGGTGCCGCGCATAATGTACTGGGCGTCATCAATGTGCGCGGGGTCATCGTCACCGTGGTGGATACGCGTGCAACCTATGGGTTGATGAGTAAACCGGCCGATGAACTGTCTCGTATTATTATCGTTGAGCTGGACACGGATAATATCGTCGGCATGATGGTGGATTGTGTCATGGAAGTCAAAGACATCCCGGAGAAGAAATTCGAACCGATGTCCGCGACCAAAGAAGGCGCTTCGCGGTATCTGCAAGGCATTGCGCATTACAATGGCGATGTGATTATCTTGATTGATGTCGACAGCATGTTTTCAGGTCAGGCGTAA
- a CDS encoding EscU/YscU/HrcU family type III secretion system export apparatus switch protein — MENQDSPVTLDQKVAISLEYDGQAAPRVSAKGTGYLAEQIIELAKEHNIPIKEDHELVSLLSQVELDQEIPEILYEAVVQVLIFAYQLSEKEIPGQPKSSQEPERHS; from the coding sequence ATGGAAAACCAAGATTCCCCTGTGACCCTTGACCAGAAAGTCGCCATCTCGTTGGAATACGATGGTCAGGCGGCGCCACGCGTCTCGGCAAAAGGTACCGGTTACCTGGCGGAGCAAATCATTGAGCTGGCCAAGGAGCACAACATTCCCATCAAGGAAGACCATGAGCTCGTCAGTCTGCTATCACAAGTGGAGCTGGATCAGGAAATACCGGAAATCCTTTATGAAGCCGTGGTGCAAGTGTTGATTTTCGCCTACCAATTGTCGGAAAAAGAGATTCCGGGGCAACCGAAGTCCTCTCAGGAGCCAGAGCGACACTCTTAA
- a CDS encoding STAS domain-containing protein gives MSEYQIELPDSLTIHHIEEVYGNLKIAFQSDAETYKIAASAVESIDTSGLQALLALVKNAVQNQKEILWDSPSEPLTSSASKLGLTEKLRLA, from the coding sequence ATGAGCGAATATCAAATCGAACTGCCAGACAGCTTGACCATTCACCACATTGAAGAAGTGTATGGAAACCTGAAAATCGCTTTTCAATCCGACGCGGAAACCTACAAAATCGCGGCCTCCGCTGTCGAGTCGATTGACACTTCCGGTCTACAGGCGCTGTTGGCTCTCGTGAAGAATGCCGTCCAGAACCAAAAAGAAATTCTCTGGGACTCGCCCAGCGAGCCTTTAACCTCCAGCGCATCAAAGCTGGGGTTAACGGAAAAACTCCGCCTCGCCTAA
- a CDS encoding response regulator: protein MSKILAVDDSKSMRQMVSMSLKSAGHDVAEAEDGQIALDMAKKEQYDLIVTDINMPNMNGIELIQAVRGTLPNYKFTPILCLTTESSGDMKTKGKEAGATGWIVKPFSPEKLLSVINRVL from the coding sequence ATGTCCAAAATCCTTGCGGTTGATGATTCCAAATCTATGCGTCAAATGGTCAGCATGTCTTTGAAATCAGCAGGTCATGACGTCGCCGAAGCCGAAGACGGTCAAATTGCGCTCGACATGGCCAAAAAAGAACAATATGACTTAATCGTAACCGACATCAACATGCCGAACATGAACGGCATCGAACTGATTCAAGCGGTTCGCGGCACACTTCCCAACTACAAATTCACACCGATTCTTTGCTTGACGACCGAATCGTCCGGTGACATGAAAACCAAGGGGAAAGAAGCTGGTGCCACCGGTTGGATTGTGAAACCTTTCAGCCCTGAAAAGTTACTTTCCGTTATCAACCGCGTTCTATAA